The following proteins are co-located in the Carassius carassius chromosome 39, fCarCar2.1, whole genome shotgun sequence genome:
- the LOC132121433 gene encoding cdc42 effector protein 1-like: protein MNLGKLTGLKGLVSHSSGKRRFKGELTPDMISPPLGDFRHTMHVGRGGDVFGDTSFLSNHGGAGNNTDGDSCTSEKNEGFFSRTLRRVRKTPERPRGSSKDLSPPPPPISPIIKNAISLPRLDVDSPNGFPVKVLFPSPPKTSETSTYLYGLESGFVTLPRLSRTEHPAQGSSPSACQPEIHRGSLTDTGIPSFPCSDSISPSDSMNSFTLDLGPSLMSEVFAVIDSPVCEKTDPISEKTQSTNENSEVDSDPTTSLVDSLLREDYDGRTRLYGGEWKNSDFVNGESPKKSMLGDQMRPVFIEDHGMKPESFQRAADVLARHYGSGGLRNTNNNNSHRRGPYSYPDEEEEIKV, encoded by the exons ATGAACTTGGGCAAGCTCACCGGCCTGAAGGGCCTGGTTTCTCACTCCTCAGGAAAGCGTCGATTTAAAGGTGAACTCACCCCAGACATGATCAGCCCCCCTTTGGGCGACTTCCGCCACACCATGCATGTGGGCCGTGGAGGGGATGTGTTCGGGGACACCTCGTTCCTCAGCAACCATGGTGGAGCAGGAAATAACACAGACGGAGACTCTTGCACTTCAGAGAAGAATGAGGGATTCTTCTCCCGCACGCTTCGCCGTGTCCGCAAGACCCCCGAAAGGCCCCGCGGCAGCTCCAAGGACCTTTCACCCCCACCTCCACCCATTTCTCCAATCATAAAGAATGCCATATCCCTCCCCCGGCTGGACGTGGACTCACCCAACGGCTTTCCTGTCAAAGTGCTTTTCCCTAGTCCACCCAAAACATCAGAGACCTCCACATACTTGTACG GTTTGGAGTCTGGCTTTGTAACCTTGCCGAGACTGTCCCGCACTGAGCATCCAGCCCAGGGCAGTTCTCCATCAGCCTGCCAGCCTGAAATCCACAGAGGCTCGCTCACAGACACGGGTATCCCGTCCTTCCCCTGTTCAGACTCCATCAGTCCTTCTGACTCCATGAACTCCTTCACTCTTGACCTGGGCCCTTCCCTAATGTCTGAAGTCTTTGCCGTGATTGACAGCCCTGTGTGTGAGAAGACTGATCCCATCAGCGAAAAAACACAGTCCACCAATGAGAACTCTGAGGTGGACTCGGACCCAACCACATCTTTGGTGGACTCTCTCCTGAGAGAAGACTATGACGGTAGGACACGGTTGTATGGAGGAGAGTGGAAGAATTCAGACTTTGTAAATGGTGAGTCACCCAAAAAATCCATGCTGGGGGATCAGATGCGCCCAGTCTTCATTGAGGATCACGGCATGAAGCCGGAGAGTTTCCAGAGGGCTGCTGATGTGCTGGCACGTCATTATGGGAGTGGAGGACTCAGgaatacaaacaacaacaactctcATAGGAGAGGACCATACAGCTATCCTGATGAAGAGGAAGAAATCAAAGTCTAA